From Triticum urartu cultivar G1812 chromosome 2, Tu2.1, whole genome shotgun sequence, a single genomic window includes:
- the LOC125538629 gene encoding MLP-like protein 423, protein MASKVELVVEVKSPAEKLWTAMRESTELFPKIFPEQYKSIETVEGDGKSAGTVRLIKYTEGVPMVTFAKEKVEVADDEKKVVSYSVVDGELVSFYKNFRVTVQVTDKGADGAGAVVNWTMDFDKASDEVPEPDVIKETAAKTFHDLDDYLLKN, encoded by the exons ATGGCGTCCAAGGTCGAGCTGGTGGTGGAGGTGAAGTCGCCGGCGGAGAAGCTGTGGACGGCGATGCGCGAGTCGACGGAGCTGTTCCCCAAGATCTTCCCCGAGCAGTACAAGAGCATCGAGACCGTGGAGGGCGACGGCAAGTCCGCCGGCACCGTCCGCCTCATCAAGTACACCGAGG GGGTTCCGATGGTGACGTTCGCCAAGGAGAAGGTGGAGGTGGCGGACGACGAGAAGAAGGTGGTGTCGTACAGCGTGGTGGACGGCGAGCTGGTGAGCTTCTACAAGAACTTCAGGGTGACGGTGCAGGTGACCGACAAGGGCGCCGACGGCGCCGGCGCGGTGGTGAACTGGACCATGGACTTCGACAAGGCCAGCGACGAGGTGCCCGAGCCGGACGTCATCAAGGAGACCGCCGCCAAGACCTTCCACGACCTCGACGACTACCTCCTCAAGAACTAG